A stretch of DNA from Methanolinea mesophila:
AAAATCAGCGGGGGGACCACGATCCCGATGCTCATCGCCGTATTGAACGCTCCCATCACCACGCCCTGGCCGAGTTCCCTTCCGTCGATGGCCACCACGGCAGTGGCGGCGACGATGGCGATGGCGTTGCCCACCCCGATCAGGATTGCGACTATCCCCACCACCGGGAGGAATTTCACGAATATCAACGCCAGGGTCCCGAATGAGACGAGGAGCGTGCCGATGACGATCATATGCGACCGCTTATACCTGCCGGAATCCGCCATCTTCCCGAAATAGCCCAGGCTGATGGCCATGGAAAAGACCTCGAAGGCGATGACCAGTCCGGTCAGGGTGGTGGAGTACCCGTACTGGGTAGCGGCGAGGACCGGGATGAAGACCATGAACGCCGAATAGGCGAAGGTGTTCATGAACCGGAAGAACAGGTTGGCCTGCATCCGGGGATGGCAGAACGCGCTCCACAGTTTCGGCGGGGTGCGGAATTCCGGTTTCGACTCGGGGAGCATCCTGATGCACAACAGGAACGGGATGAAGGACATGATGGCCATCACGATAAAGACCGGTGTGAATCCCGCTACACTGTAGATTGCCCCGCCAATGATCGGGCCGCTTCCCATCCCCAGGTAGAACACGTTCGATAACCTCCCCTGGTAGAGCCCCTCCTGTCCCTTTGGGGTCAGATCCCCTACGTAAGACATGGCCACCGAGCTGATCAGTGCGGAGGCGATCCCGTGGATGAAACGGATCACGAAGAGCTCGTATATGGATCCCGGGAAGATGTACCAGATCGAGACCAGGGTATAGAGCCCCAGTCCTCCGGTGATGAACCATTTTCTCCCGTACTTGTCTGAGAGGCTCCCTATGGAGGGAGTGAAAATGATTCGGGAGAGCCCGTAGCCTGCAAAGAGGGCGCCTACCCAGAAAGGGCTTGCATTGAATTCCTCGACGAAAACTGGCAGAAGGGGGAGCACGATGCCCAGGCCGAGCATGCCGAGGAAGACCGCGACCAGCAGGATATAGAACGGGCCCCGCCGGAGTGATTCCGCCATTGGTTCAATATTCGGGATGAACCTGCTATAAATCGTGCGGGTTTGATCCGGCGGACGCGGCTTGCGGGAATAATCGGGATTACGGAAGACAAGGTAAATAATCGGAGATCAGTGAAGAAAAGAAATTCCGGAAATAGTCATTAATGCACTGCCGCGGACCGGTCATGTGTACCTTGGGAGTTCACCCTGTCAGCGATACGAAAAGTCCGAACCCTCACCCGATTCTCGTCAATTTCCGTACCGTAGTGTTCCAGACCGTGCGGAGCTCGTCGATATCCATCCCCTGCATGGCATAGATCAGGAGGCCCTGGAAGAGTGCATTGAAGGTGCAGGCCAGGACTCTTACGTCGACATCCTCCCGGATCTCCCCGGCCTTCTGCCGCTCGGCAAGGAACCCGGCGACCACCTTGAGGAACTCCTCCCGGTCGGTCACGATGATGGACTTCAGGTTCTCGTCCCTCGTGGTGATTGCCACGCTCTCGGGCCCGATGTGGCTCAAAAACTCTCCCATTACGTTATCGAAGAATATCCCCGCACCTTCGACGAAGTCCCGCCCGGAGAAGGACTGGAGGATCAGCTCCTCGAGCAGCCTCCGCTCGTGCTCGGCGACCGCGATGAAGAGGTTCTCCTTGGTGTCGAAGTAGTTGTAGATGGTCGGTTTCGTCACGCCCATCGCGACCGCGATGTCCGACATCTTGGTGTTCGCATAGCCCTTCTCGTGAAAGATATCGTGGGCCGCGACCACGATCCGTTTCCGGACCTCGTCCTTGTATTCGGGATATATCCGCGCCAAATATTTCTCCCCTGGGTAATAATTTCTATACCTGAAGTATTAATAACTTTACTCTGGGTAACCTTATTAAACTTGAAGTTACAACCTCTTGTAATTCACCGCCCCCCCGTCCGGGTCGGGCGGGATACCGACCGCACGGGTCGTGCGGCTGCGCAGGGGCGGGGCCTGCAAAAAGAGTTGAACTGACATGAAACACCCTCGAACAGACAAGAATCGTATAGTAATCTCCGGAGCAGTCGCACTCCTGCTCCTGCTGGCGGCATGCGCCATTCCGGTCTCGGCCGCAGATAGTCCTACCGTGGTGGTCACCAGCTATAAGGTGACCCCCTCGGTGCTCGCACCGAACGGGTACGGGACGATACAGGTCACCCTCACCAATACCGCCGGGACCGCAGTATTGAAGGAATCTTCCGGGGTCTCTCCCGCGGGAGAGTTCCAGACCACGAAGAGCACCGATATCCCGGCGCAGATCGACAGCGTGCAACTGGTGGGAACCGAGATCAAAGTGATCGACGGGAACTTCAAACACTTCGGGGCGATCGGTCCCGGGCAGTCGGTCGATGTCACGTTCTCGATCCAGGCACCTGCAACGGAAGGGCTCTACTTCCCCGAAGTATGGGTGGAGATCAACGGCGGCAAGAACGTCCGCTACCCCGTGCCGGTGAACGTGAACGC
This window harbors:
- a CDS encoding MFS transporter, producing MAESLRRGPFYILLVAVFLGMLGLGIVLPLLPVFVEEFNASPFWVGALFAGYGLSRIIFTPSIGSLSDKYGRKWFITGGLGLYTLVSIWYIFPGSIYELFVIRFIHGIASALISSVAMSYVGDLTPKGQEGLYQGRLSNVFYLGMGSGPIIGGAIYSVAGFTPVFIVMAIMSFIPFLLCIRMLPESKPEFRTPPKLWSAFCHPRMQANLFFRFMNTFAYSAFMVFIPVLAATQYGYSTTLTGLVIAFEVFSMAISLGYFGKMADSGRYKRSHMIVIGTLLVSFGTLALIFVKFLPVVGIVAILIGVGNAIAIVAATAVVAIDGRELGQGVVMGAFNTAMSIGIVVPPLIFGVILTFWGIDAVFLIAGLITLASLPFFWWLVLRSRKWFATRAAACEPGS
- a CDS encoding TetR/AcrR family transcriptional regulator, whose protein sequence is MARIYPEYKDEVRKRIVVAAHDIFHEKGYANTKMSDIAVAMGVTKPTIYNYFDTKENLFIAVAEHERRLLEELILQSFSGRDFVEGAGIFFDNVMGEFLSHIGPESVAITTRDENLKSIIVTDREEFLKVVAGFLAERQKAGEIREDVDVRVLACTFNALFQGLLIYAMQGMDIDELRTVWNTTVRKLTRIG